In Oryza sativa Japonica Group chromosome 1, ASM3414082v1, the genomic stretch ACAGACGAGAAGAATTGAGTAGGCAGCTGTTTGATGACTCAGTATAGCTTGCACATAACCACGCACTTGGTATCAAAATGTGGGTTGGTACTTGGTTAGATACTACTCCTTGCTCTTCTAGAACCTTGAACGGCTACTGATACAAAATTACAGTCCTAGCACTAGACTACAACATTAACCAAACTGAAGAGGCAGTACATCTCACGTATGCTATATCTAGCCCAGGGCATGAGTGACTTGGGGGAAAACGACTGTAATGCTGGCAATGCGATTTCTACTCTGCATCTATAATGAACTGCATTTCTGAAATGATACTACAACAATAGGCCGCTAAAAGAAGAATAACTTATCAGGAATCCCGTAGCAAGGAGTTATTTGATGGATCCAAGAATACACTAATTTCCTCtgcaaaaagaagaagaatataCTAATTTCAGTTTACTCCTAGAACCAACCACACCAAAAAGATTGACTTCACAAGTTTCTGCATATAGCCAAGGTGATCCAGGTACTCTGAGTTGGGCAAGTAAATTCATCTATTTAATGGCCAGTGTAGAAAGATTtccattttcatatttttaccAGAAAGGATATGTTACAAAattctctgaaaaaaaaactaaaaaaataccaAAACAAGTGAACGGCACAATCAGAGTGACAGGAACTAGCTATTTCTAACTAATATTTCAACTACCAACTCCTcgtttttattgaatttacatAGAGATTGTGATGAAGAAACATGGTCGGTACAGAATTTGAGTTTTACCTGATATTCTGCCCTTCGTTAAATTTAAGGATGAAGTCAGACAAAACACTGCTGTCGTTGCAAGAGTCCCTTGTGGATAACCATCTGTCATCAAGCTGAACTTTTACATCCCTGTGCTAGGAGAAAGCATAAGTTCATTTGCTATTAGGAGTGCTACCTACACTTCAAGATAGACTTGATAAAAGAAACTGTAGGTAAGCTCTGCAGCTCAGTAGGGCATTAAACCATCTATATGGCAACAAAGAATGAAGACATTAAGTACTTATAACAATGTAGGACAACCAGACATAAGATTTGAATATTCATGATTACTGAAAAAAGCATACCTCTTCAAGCTGAGAACTTCATAATTTTTCCGCAGGTAATCTGCATGCTTAACTAGAGCATCCTGGGCATAGTCCTTGCCAACAGTTCTAACTGCAGCTGTATTAAGCAAATTTTCCAATGAACCATGTTTCTTTAGAAGTTTCACTGCAGTTTTCCGACCAAAACCAGGAACAAGGTGCTGTATTCCTGGAATACCATCTGCTTCATCACCTATGAAGCACCCTGTGCAGAATAGCTTCGATGCATCAGTTAGCTAGATTTCCTAATAATGATAAAATTAACTTTACATTGTAGGATAATACATAAAATATAGACATATACTCACTGAGGCTCAAATCTGCGGTTGGGTCACACTTGTACTGTGCAACATAATGCCTCAGCGTATAAAAGGACCAACGGCCAATCTCAGGAATGGGCATAACTAACTGAACATCTTCAGATATCAGCTGCTTGAAGTCTTTATCTGGTGAGCCAATGACAACTCTAAAACCTTTCTGTAAAACTTGCTCTGTTAAGGTAGCCACTACATCATCTGCCTCATACCCATCGACTCTGACGACCTGAATTTGCCGTTTGCAGATTTGTTCAGCGTCAGAAACTCAGAGCTCTACCTAAGAAAACGTTGCCGATTTCTCGATTTTAGTAATCTGTATATAAAAGATCTGGTTCACCTACCGGAACATTGCACTCGCGAAGAACATCGATAACGCGCGAATCGGCGCCTGTACCAGGGCCACGAGGTCGGTGCGCCTTGTAGGACggtagcagccgccgccggtacTCGTTCCCGCCCTCCCCGTCCAAAACCTAACACGAAGCAGAGATAATTTCATAAGTGACTAGCTGAGAGGAGCATGTAAGGACGATTCCTTCGTTGGGGTCTGGGAGTGCGTGctcacggcgacgacggggtcGCGGAGGCTGACGTGCGCGAAGAAGAGCGCGAGCCAGCGCGCGAAGGCGCCGAGGCTGCGCTGGGATCCGCGGAAGCAGAGAGGGTTGACGTCGAGGAAGAACACCCGAGGTTTCGCGGGCTTCGCGGGGGCGCCGTCCCTGCCCACCAGCTGCTTGCGGGAATGCCTcgctggaggcggcggtgggatGGAGACGGCGAAGGTGGAaggggaggacgacgaggataCGGAGGCGTACGGGGtcacgcggaggcggagcgagcGAGGTCtacggggcgccgccgccgccgccgatgacgacgacgcGACGACCGGAGCTACCGGCGCCGTGCTCACGGCGGGAGGTGGCATCGCGATGGCGCTCGGTTTGGTGGGAAGCGGAGATGGGGATGTGGATAAAGGGggctgaaataaaaaaataaaaaaaaggagagatccAAATATTGCTGGGCTTTTTACTAAACTTCATCTAAGTTATGGGCCAAAAGCCCATTTGCTAATAAGCTCTCAAGGCCATGATGTATTTGGCCCAGTACTGCTTCCTAAATACCTActtcttccgtcccaaaatataactaccTAGTACATGATGAGACATTATCGTAGTACTAGGTAATGTCCCATCACGAATCTGgagtccagattcgtagtactagataATGTCCCATCATGTAAtaggtagctatattttggaacggagaaaGTAGTATAAACAAGGCTGAGTAAGTTGAGTTGAGTGAGAGATGTGCATGTGTGTACAAGGAAGATCACGGCACAGCAGGGATCAAGACATGAGTGAATTTATGTAAATAAGTCCAACAGTGTATTtacaaacagaaaataatatgtgaataaatcttttatatatgtgttcttagcaatctaaaagtaaaggctgaaaaataaacttcaatgagaaaaccctaaaatcaactacaaatttaaggttaaaaaaatcaaattttgcatgataagcataagcataagcgaaaagatgaagcTTTTAGATAAAATGAATAAGTTCTCTCTCtaggtccctcaatttatcgtccaatatgatttttttttgtcctcgGTCTAGAAAATAGGATACAAAGCATCTTCCAACTTATAAAACTGTAC encodes the following:
- the LOC4324772 gene encoding uncharacterized protein isoform X1, coding for MPPPAVSTAPVAPVVASSSSAAAAAPRRPRSLRLRVTPYASVSSSSSPSTFAVSIPPPPPARHSRKQLVGRDGAPAKPAKPRVFFLDVNPLCFRGSQRSLGAFARWLALFFAHVSLRDPVVAVLDGEGGNEYRRRLLPSYKAHRPRGPGTGADSRVIDVLRECNVPVVRVDGYEADDVVATLTEQVLQKGFRVVIGSPDKDFKQLISEDVQLVMPIPEIGRWSFYTLRHYVAQYKCDPTADLSLRCFIGDEADGIPGIQHLVPGFGRKTAVKLLKKHGSLENLLNTAAVRTVGKDYAQDALVKHADYLRKNYEVLSLKRDVKVQLDDRWLSTRDSCNDSSVLSDFILKFNEGQNIRGN
- the LOC4324772 gene encoding uncharacterized protein isoform X2; its protein translation is MPPPAVSTAPVAPVVASSSSAAAAAPRRPRSLRLRVTPYASVSSSSSPSTFAVSIPPPPPARHSRKQLVGRDGAPAKPAKPRVFFLDVNPLCFRGSQRSLGAFARWLALFFAHVSLRDPVVAVLDGEGGNEYRRRLLPSYKAHRPRGPGTGADSRVIDVLRECNVPVVRVDGYEADDVVATLTEQVLQKGFRVVIGSPDKDFKQLISEDVQLVMPIPEIGRWSFYTLRHYVAQYKCDPTADLSLRCFIGDEADGIPGIQHLVPGFGRKTAVKLLKKHGSLENLLNTAAVRTVGKDYAQDALVKHADYLRKNYEVLSLKSTGM